tttttatgtatatacACACAAACACCGTGTATCATCGCCTATAGTCCCAGAGTCTCCCACTTAATCCATTTTCAATGTGTCTTTTATTCAcatgaaaaaattttctaaaacgtttttcgtatATCATTTCAATGGGGTTTTCTCTATTTTTATTCTCAACTTTATCAAAGTATACACAAAAATTCCTTTATTCAAATgtgttttcacattttatatattattTCGATTCCACCCCCACAGTTATTCCTACTTTTATAACCAATAAAAAAGGATTTCTTTGCATTTTCCAACAATCAAAATAAGGGAAAACCTCACACGTTTACACACATTTGCTGTGAAAGGGAATGAGTTTGTGAATTCTTTTTTCTGGTGTGGATTTTCCATTCAACGAGTTTTGGTTTGAAAAATGGAACAGATAATGggaatataaaaatttggaaaagtgGTCGGCAGCTATCAGACTTCCAAGCAGAATCTTgctcttaatttttttgtcgaaaacaACAGGAACATAAAGCCTTGCACTCacatgacaaaaataaacctTTAAAACTTTTGAGTAATTATGAAATTGCATTGCATTGTCTCTCAGTTCGGAACAGTGGCAGAAACCATGCTAATCCTAGCGACGATTTTGGAGGCTCTAAGGATATGACATGACATATTATAGTTGGTTAAAAGTTCCTGTATAGAACGTTCCTTCCCACCTTCCCTAACTGAACCCTCAGCCTCTTCTTTTaaccagagagatgctaatataaCGACTAGGTCGTTTCGACGggtagagggaatatgtcgaatgattttgaatttagtcgagagaaaatgtattgaattctcttTAGAAAACAGCTGTCATTCGACAAATTTCCTCTATACATCGAAACGAcgcagtcgtcatattagcatctctctgctTTTAACAGATCATTCATATATTATGCCTATGTCccattttttcagtgctgtcatcaaaattaaatcttaaataaCCAGAGAAGTACGCGATCTGCGAAGTTAATACCATGTTCTACCCCTCTAAATGGGAAGGTAGAACATAGCTTTAAcatcttaatttatttattcaaagcgaaaaaaaagactgctcacatacggcgcagtcaataaaaaaacgatcttttcaatcaacaaatattacaataaataaaaatcatccgctctattacttcctaaagttccaagaatacatgccgcattgcctctttgtatagcaatagaaattttctgcaacagataatctttggaacgtggctcccctgatgctctcttcatcaacgatcccaacttgtcaataaatttctttgtttctggacccatacaacctaatgattcaaaggcaaggggggtaaataaatagttttctttaagaCGTATATAATGATTAAGCTTAAATCTCTCCGCTTTATCTGCAATAGACCCTGCTTTCTTAGAGGATTCACTGATGTATGAAGGAGCCAAAGTATCACGTATTGTTACATcccataaaagtgattttccatgACTCCACGGAACTACTGTCATTTAACTATCCAGAGCGCGTATTTCTCAAGttatttaagatttaattttgatgacagcactgaaaaaacgTTACGTAATCAATGAATGAGGCCTCATGACGAGACTTCATTCCATCTCGATTCTATGAACAGAaagtaacataaaaaaaacatttctgatGAATTGAGGTGTAATAATGCTACCAAATCGATTGATTTCCATCATACATTTCCTAGTGGAACACAAACCACATAAtagagaactttagcaaatcacacaataacgacaaaaccaataatttccaacaataacgaaaacgatattgacacggaaaaattttatcattgtgaatgaggcgggatgggtaaatatgttcacaaatcatggtgtgttatgtggtggcagaattcaaacttctttcattctgagtttaaaatttttgaatccgattgatttgacattttcaaatgaaagtcACACAGAGGATATAAGCGTTTCatgtgaaaataataaatttatatgaatCTCTCGGTTGACCAGCGTTGACAATAagtgaatttcgaattttgatgaataaatTCTAGTTTTAGTCTTCACAAGTTGTCAAGGATTTACTTTGAATTAGCACCTCCAACTTGGGAGAActtataaatgtaaaattgaatccttgtgaaataaaatcgCTGATTTAGCCTATCGGTTCaatgggaatttttggaaaaaaagaaagacaaaCGAGAGGAAACATCACCAGTCTTCAGTtttaggacgtgtgctgagAAAATCACTTGTTGAGGTAGAAACAACGATTTATGCacaggacaactgaaatagtcAAACGcccaaatgaatcaagactcgAATTTATGCTCCAGTAGATCATGTAATCCAGTATAGCTCCAGCAATCCAGTATATTTGAGTTTATTCGAGTATATCCTATCCGCTATATTGTATATAAATGTGTTGACAGAATCGTCAGATCGttgattgtttatttaatttagaattGTTGTCTACAACGTGTGTCTCTGAACATACAtagatttattgaaatctGTAGACTAGAACATTCTGAAGCTAGTGGAAATGAGATGGAAAAATTAGCTTGCCTTTTGACGACATAATTTAGAGAACAAGTTGTGCTGTGGTGAGCATAACCTCACAAACAGCACGTGGAGCACATGCTCACCCGaaacacattttgaaattcattcgctgctattcagatttttttttctttcgtgtaACTCCCTGTACCATCCAAATAGACACGTTttagacaaaaattctaaattttgtaAGTTGACTCAAAATTTCTAGTTGTAAGACAATTATTATTGAGAGTCAAAAATTGCGCAACCAATCAGAAGAtgcgattttatatttaaaaataaaattgaacccTCTGATTGGTTGCGCAATTTTTGACTCTCAATAATAATTGTCTTACAACTGGAAATTTTTAGCCATAAACGAGAAATTAAATAAGATTGTCCACATAACAGATTTTTATGTTAGTACACCCGCTACTCGTAAAATTCACCAGCAgtcaaaatgagctatcaatggaaagcttagatAATGTAAGTTACAACTAGCAtattaggttcacattaagcgtcatcagtaccagcccagatctgtcaaaagttcacacagattttgaaaatttttgttgtacattttttccaacatctatcaatgaatctaatcaaactaggcatgccCCGAAAGTATTTGAtgagcccactctcacccggaacgatcgTTTATAGCGGCAAAAAACTAGGttaaaaaacaccctttttccaTCTTCGGATATCTTCAACCAGGAACCAAGTGtagctcgagactgtgtgatgCCTGTTTTgtggtctactggcaaagacctttcaaaccatgcgTATAttcatcccagacgaaataatagcactttttcactgctattatttcacctaggctaagataaatgttttaaagaTGAATATCTGCTGTTAAGAAagttgtccggtgcacaaattatatttttctacttcaatttaatttcatttaaagtacttcagaaaaattttgaattccgccaccacataacacaccatgatttgtgaacatatttaccCATCTCGTTccattcacaatgataaaatttttccgtgtcaatatcgttttcgttattgttggaaattattggttttgtcattattgtgtgatttgctaaagttctctaATAACACGCCGAAGTCAAAACGATATTCAAAAGACtcgaaaacaaattgaaaattggtcttctcttcttcttctttttttttcctcggcAATGTTAGTCGATCTGATTTTCATGCCTGTTCGATGGGTAAGAAAAAGCACAATATGTGTGGGGTATGGGGAATGGTGAAACTATTTTGGAATTTAggattttatcaatttatttaccATTTTCTTTCGATATATCAGGGTATAATGTGAGTGTTATGTGTGTTGACGGAACGATGAAAGATGCCTTGTAAAGTGGATTATGTGTACGTTTGCATGTTTGTGTCGaagaaaaaacgaatgaaaagattaaacaaattgtttaTGGTAAACTGATGTGGCCCAAAGAAGTTTGAATTTCCGTTTGTGAGTTTAGACAAAATGATTCAAGTACTCAAGGGTTACGGCTTTCCTTGCCGATTTTAATGTGGAAATCGAATTTCCTGAGCCTCATAAGGGGTTGTACTAATTTAGTACACAGATTTGGCTGAATTCAAGTACTGTACATCGATGCGCAAAAAAGATTAGTACAAATAGGTAGATGCGGCTgaaatcatattttttctCTGGAGATTGGGCACAATCTACACATGAGCACACTGGCTCTGTTATAAGCAGTGAAAGAGTTCTGAAATCTCAACTTTTAAGACTGTATTGAGAATGGGGATatgtttcaaaatcaatttgaaagaCAAGTGGGTTAactgttttcatttcaattaaaaaaaacttcaattgcaagagaaaagattttttccgTTATCTTTGCCTCTAATCGGCAAAAGTCTGGAAGGGGAAGATTTTTCAAATGATCAGATCACAGCTAAAAGTCGGATGATCAGATACAAGATTGTATGTCCAGCAACACTATTCGGCCGTTGTACCTCATtaaatgaaacagaaaaaattttattggaaattgaCTGAATTACAATCAGATTttaaattgtagaaaaaacgaattttgttgttcctttttcaaattttagtaGGAGCACCCGTTGTCATATTCTATCTCAACATTTTTCCACAAGGCGTCGTGTTTAGTGTGACAAAACTGAGTAGACTCTCTATGTATGACGAATTGACGATTCTCTGAGAGAGCtagtgaaaaatttagtcTCCGGTAGAATTCGATACAGTACAGACTACTCTACAACAAATATTGTGCGGCCATCATTGCTAGAGGAACAATTCTGAGAATTTGACAAGACGACCAAGACGAAAGAAATGGCATCTGGACGCAAAAGAGAACGAGGTAAAAATGTTGCGAGATTCGATAAGAATCGTCCAATTACAACTCGCGATTGCATTAATTCGTTACAGAATTAGTCGTCTCATCGTCATCGGACGATGAATCTGATTCTGAGAGtcaatcaaaacgaaaaaagatgTCAGCTCCCACTGCTGGACCATCATCAGCAGCCAGTGACGTTGAAAACATCGCCCCAAAAGCGGACATGATTCGCTACGAAAATAAACTGAAAGCCTTCTCCCGAGACATTACGAAAGCATTTCCATGGACCAAATTTGGATCGGATCGTGATGCTTTCTGCTATCGACGCGTTCGAGGTCACCTTGCTGTCTTCAAACGGGAATGTCTGGAACAATGCAAAGCCTTCGTTGATGACTTGCAGTGGAGCAATGCCATCAATTACATTGTCATTGCCTGGCAATATGTCGATCAATTGCCACGTTGGGACGATCCGAAGCATAACAAAATGAACGAACAGTGCTACAAGAAATTGACGTCGTACCTCACGACTTCCTTAAAGAAGGGAAAGTTTAAAAAAGAGGAACTACAAGGATTCATTGGCAAGTGCGTAGAATAGTAGCTTTGACGCTGTGcgttaaaaatcgaaatgcaACTGGATGCTAATTTTGCGATAAATCAACAATTTCAGATTCAGAAAATTAGCCAAGATCAGAGCAGAAGAAAGCGACTCGGACTCGGAAACAGACAATACGAACGCGAAGGACAATGGAATGTTGAATTCCATTAAATTGGCCGAGATGGCGTTAAAGAagattaaatgaaatgaaaatttggtgTTTTTACTTACATGAAGTACAATAAAGCAAATTAAGTATCTCGTTGAACTGCCTATTTAATCTATGAAGTCAAGCAGGATCCGATCACAAGGTAAACACTCCATTTTCCTCTCGAATTTCATGAAGAGGCTTACAGGTTAGGTTAGTGGTACACGAAAGTATTTTGTGATTCACATTTTCGATAGTCAAGCAAAATCCTCCTCGTTTTGGCTTTGGTTGATGCTATTTGCACAATGTgtaaatagtctctttataatattttgtctaTTTGCACACGGTACAAACAGTCTTTTTATAATACAAATTCCAATAATACcgaagtattataaagagactatttgcactcctttttcgtaggactttgtataaggaagtattcctcttttttcgtagcactttgtaaaaggtagTGTTCCTCCTTTATCGttgcattttgtagaaggatgtaTCACTCCCTTATCGTTACCTTTTGTAGAAGGAGGTATCACTCCTTTatagttaaattttatataaggAAGTATGACTCATTTATTGTCACATTTTATTGACGAACTCAGTTTCTAATCTAATTGGAtattgacaataaaaattgcaatattttctgtttttgtatcaaaaagtggaaaaaactatgtaaaatgatcgattaAAGTAAGCGGAATTGACTGTCAATTAGTTTGATGCTATTTGTAttgtgtgcaaatagtctttttataatactttgtCTATTTGCACACAACATTTGAAATTCGCACACGGTGgaaatagtcactttataatactttatctatttgcacacggtgcaaatagaaTTTGTATTACaaaaagactatttgcaccgtgtgcaaatagACAAAGTATTATAAAACGACTATTTGCACAtcgtgcaaatagccaaagtattataaagagactatttgcaccgtgtgcagcGAGCCTTTTccttaaattaattattttccaaacgatgaaattcgacgtttaaattacagtgaacgacatctcaaatgtctcactgtcaaatttttctgagaattttaattaattatttttcaaacgatgaaattcgtcgtttaaattaattattttccaaacgatgaaattcgacgtttaaattaattatttttcaaacgatgaaattcgtcgtttaaattaattatttttcaaacgatgaaattcgacgtttaaattaattatttttcaaacgatgaaattcgacgtttaaattaattatttttcaaacgatgaaattcgacgtttaaattaattatttttcaaacgatgaaattcgtcgtttaaattaattatttttcaaacgatgaaattcgtcgtttaaattaattattttccaaacgatgaaattcgacgtttaaattaattatttttcaaacgatgaaattcgtcgtttaaattaattatttttcaaacgatgaaattcgacgtttaaattaattatttttcaaacgatgaaattcgacgtttaaattaattatttttcaaacgatgaaattcgacgtttaaattaattatttttcaaacgatgaaattcgtcgtttaaattaattatttttcaaacgatgaaattcgtcgtttaaattaattattttccaaacgatgaaattcgacgtttaaattaattatttttcaaacgatgaaattcgtcgtttaaattaattatttttcaaacgatgaaattcgtcgtttaaattaattattttccaaacgatgaaattcgacgtttaaattaattatttttcaaacgatgaaattcgtcgtttaaattaattatttttcaaacgatgaaattcgtcgtttaaattaattattttccaaacgatgaaattcgacgtttaaattaattatttttcaaacgatgaaattcgacgtttaaattaattatttttcaaacgatgaaattcgtcgtttaaattaattatttttcaaacgatgaaattcgtcgtttaaattaattattttccaaacgatgaaattcgacgtttaaattaattattttccaaacgatgaaattcgacgtttaaattaattatttttcaaacgatgaaattcgacgtttaaattaattatttttcaaacgatgaaattcgtcgtttaaattaattatttttcaaacgatgaaattcgtcgtttaaattaattatttttcaaacgatgaaattcgacgtttaaattaattatttttcaaacgatgaaattcgacgtttaaatttattatttttcaaacgatgaaattcgacgtttaaattaattatttttcaaacgatgaaattcgtcgtttaaattaattatttttcaaacgatgaaattcgacgtttaaattaattattttccaaacgatgaaattcgacgtttaaattaattatttttcaaacgatgaaattcgtcgtttaaattaattatttttcaaacgatgaaattcgtcgtttaaattaattatttttcaaacgatgaaattcgacgtttaaattaattatttttcaaacgatgaaattcgacgtttaaattaattattttccaaaagatgaaattcgacgtttaaattaattattttccaaaagatgaaattcgtcgtttaaattaattatttttcaaacgatgaaattcgtcgtttaaattaattattttccaaacgatgaaattcgtcgtttaaattaattatttttcaaacgatgaaattcgtcgtttaaattaattattttccaaacgatgaaattcgacgtttaaattaattatttttcaaacgatgaaattcgacgtttaaattaattattttccaaaagatgaaattcgacgtttaaattaattattttccaaacgatgaaattcgacgtttaaattaattatttttcaaacgatgaaattcgtcgtttaaattaattattttccaaaagatgaaattcgacgttttaaattaattattttccaaaagatgaaattcgtcgtttaaattaattatttttcaaacgatgaaattcgtcgtttaaattaattattttccaaacgatgaaattcgacgtttaaattaattatttttcaaacgatgaaattcgacgtttaaattaattattttccaaaagatgaaattcgacgtttaaattaattattttccaaacgatgaaattcgacgtttaaattaattatttttcaaacgatgaaattcgacgtttaaattaattattttccaaaagatgaaattcgacgtttaaattaattattttccaaacgatgaaattcgacgtttaaattaattattttccaaacgatgaaattcgacgtttaaattaattattttccaaaagatgaaattcgacgtttaaattaattattttccaaaagatgaaattcgtcgtttaaattaattatttttcaaacgatgaaattcgtcgtttaaattaattattttccaaacgatgaaattcgacgtttaaattaattattttccaaacgatgaaattcgacgtttaaattaattattttccaaaagatgaaattcgacgtttaaattaattattttccaaacgatgaaattcgacgtttaaattaattattttcaaacgatgaaattcgacgtttaaattaattattttccaaaagatgaaattcgacgtttaaattaattattttccaaacgatgaaattcgacgtttaaattaattattttccaaacgatgaaattcgacgtttaaattaattattttccaaaacgatgaaattcgacgtttaaattaattattttccaaacgatgaaattcgacgtttaaattaattattttccaaacgatgaaattcgacgtttaaattaattattttttccaaacgatgaaattcgatcgttttaaattaattattttccaaaacgatgaaattcgacgtttaaattaattattttccaaacgatgaaattcgatcgtttaaattaattattttttccaaacgatgaaattcgacgtttaaattaattatttttccaaacgatgaaattcgacgtttaaattaattattttccaaaagatgaaattcgacgtttaaattaattattttccaaacgatgaaattcgacgtttaaattaattattttccaaacgatgaaattcgacgtttaaattaattattttccaaacgatgaaattcgacgtttaaattaattatttttcaaacgatgaaattcgacgtttaaattaattattttccaaacgatgaaattcgatcgtttaaattaattattttccaaacgatgaaattcgacgtttaaattaattattttccaaaacgatgaaattcgacgtttaaattaattattttcaaacgatgaaattcgacgtttaaattaattatttttcaaacgatgaaattcgacgtttaaattaattatttttccaaacgatgaaattcgacgtttaaattaattattttccaaaacgatgaaattcgacgtttaaattaattattttccaaacgatgaaattcgacgtttaaattaattattttccaaacgatgaaattcgacgtttaaattaattattttccaaaacgatgaaattcgacgtttaaattaattattttccaaacgatgaaattcgacgttttaaattaattatttttcaaacgatgaaattcgacgtttaaattaattattttccaaacgatgaaattcgacgtttaaattaattattttccaaacgatgaaattcgacgtttaaattaattattttccaaaagatGAAATTCgtacgtttaaattaattattttccaaacgatgaaattcgacgtttaaattaattattttccaaaacgatgaaattcgacgtttaaattaattatttttccaaacgatgaaattcgacgtttaaattaattatttttccaaaacgatgaaattcgacgtttaaattaattatttttccaaacgtttaaattattattttcaacgataattcgacgtttaaattaattatttttcaaacgatgaaattcgacgtttaaattaattatttttcaaacgatgaaattcgacgtttaaattaattattttccaaacgatgaaattcgacgtttaaattaattatttttcaaacgatgaaattcgacgtttaaattaattattttcaaacgatgaaattcgacgtttaaattaattattttccaaacgatgaaattcgacgtttaaattaattattttccaaacgatgaaattcgacgtttaaattaattattttccaaacgatgaaattcgacgtttaaattaattattttccaaacgatgaaattcgacgtttaaattaattattttccaaacgatgaaattcgacgtttaaattaattattttccaaacgatgaattcgacgtttaaattaattattttccaaaacgatgaaattcgacgtttaaattaattattttccaaacgatgaaattcgacgtttaaattaattattttccaaacgatgaaattcgacgtttaaattaattattttccaaacgatgaaattcgacgtttaaattaattattttccaaacgatgaaattcgacgtttaaattaattattttccaatacgatgaaattcgacgtttaaattaattattttccaaacgatgaaattcgacgtttaaattaattattttccaaacgatgaaattcgacgtttaaattaattattttccaaacgatgaaattcgacgtttaaattaattattttccaaacgatgaaattcgacgtttaaattaattatttccaaacgaaattcgacgtttaaattaattattttccaaacgatgaaattcgacgtttaaattaattattttccaaacgatgaaattcgacgtttaaattattattttccaacgatgattcgacgtttaaattaattattttccaaacgatgaatttcgacgtttaaattaattattttccaaacgatgaaattcgacgtttaaattaattattttccaaacgatgaaattcgacgtttaaattaattattttccaaacgatgaaattcgacgtttaaattaattattttccaaacgatgaaattcgacgtttaaattaattattttccaaacgatgaaattcgacgtttaaattaattattttccaaacgatgaaattcgacgtttaaattaattattttccaaacgatgaaattcgacgtttaaattaattattttccaaacgatgaaaattcgacgtttaaattaattattttccaaacgatgaaattcgacgtttaaattaattatttttccaacgatgaaattcgacgtttaaattaattattttccaaaacgatgaaattcgacgtttaaattaattattttccaaacgatgaaattcgacgtttaaattaattattttccaaacgatgaaattcgacgtttaaattaattattttccaaacgatgaattcgacgtttaaattaattattttccaaacgacgATGAATTCGAGcgctttaaattaattattttccaaacgatgaaattcgacgtttaaattaattattttccaaacgatgaaattcgacgtttaaattaattattttccaaacgatgaaattcgacgtttaaattaattattttccaaacgatgaaattcgacgtttaaattaattattttccaaacgatgaaattcgacgtttaaattaattattttccaaacgatgaaattcgacgtttaaattaattattttccaaacgatgaaattcgacgtttaaattaattattttccaaacgatgaaattcgacgttttaaattaattatttttccaaaacgatgaattcgacgtttaaattaattattttccaaacgatgaaattcgacgtttaaattaattattttccaaacgatgaaattcgacgtttaaattaattattttccaaacgatgaaattcgacgtttaaattaattattttccaaacgatgaaattcgacgtttaaattaattattttccaaacgatgaaattcgacgtttaaattaattattttccaaacgatgaaattcgacgtttaaattaattattttccaaacgatgaaattcgacgtttaaattaattattttccaaacgatgaaattcgacgtttaaattaattattttccaaacgatgaaattcgacgtttaaattaattattttcc
This region of Bradysia coprophila strain Holo2 chromosome IV, BU_Bcop_v1, whole genome shotgun sequence genomic DNA includes:
- the LOC119086046 gene encoding uncharacterized protein LOC119086046 gives rise to the protein MASGRKRERELVVSSSSDDESDSESQSKRKKMSAPTAGPSSAASDVENIAPKADMIRYENKLKAFSRDITKAFPWTKFGSDRDAFCYRRVRGHLAVFKRECLEQCKAFVDDLQWSNAINYIVIAWQYVDQLPRWDDPKHNKMNEQCYKKLTSYLTTSLKKGKFKKEELQGFIGKFRKLAKIRAEESDSDSETDNTNAKDNGMLNSIKLAEMALKKIK